In Sulfolobales archaeon, a single genomic region encodes these proteins:
- a CDS encoding zinc ribbon domain-containing protein, translating into KDTSRTCPICRAIENHKRISRGLFKCYKHNIVFNADLVGAFNILAKSRAITPSPALCGVGVTRLRPGVRLNPAEAGDVAPNLPTL; encoded by the coding sequence AAGGATACATCTAGAACATGCCCAATATGCAGGGCAATAGAGAATCACAAGAGAATATCGAGAGGGCTGTTCAAATGCTACAAGCATAACATCGTATTCAACGCAGACCTCGTGGGGGCATTCAACATACTAGCTAAGAGTAGAGCCATAACCCCGAGCCCCGCACTATGCGGGGTAGGGGTAACACGCCTAAGACCGGGCGTGAGGCTAAACCCGGCGGAAGCCGGGGATGTAGCCCCAAACCTCCCCACCCTTTAG